The Sporichthya brevicatena genome has a window encoding:
- a CDS encoding cupin domain-containing protein, whose amino-acid sequence MAPAVAVPPADPLAGPTPPPVVVRYRDPAGRTTLTLRAPVWHEGAWCTCFDRTFVAGAGRLPPHRHDSATETFFVRAGRVRYLRGGRLLTAGPGDVVTVDPGTVHIDPWATREGPAELTVLLRPADPTWLDFGLRLGAAICAGKLNRHGQMPLLALMDAVHRSGADVAAAGLPGGLQRRVSTPLLSRLHRVLGGGS is encoded by the coding sequence ATGGCTCCCGCGGTCGCGGTGCCGCCGGCGGATCCCCTCGCCGGGCCGACACCACCTCCGGTCGTCGTCCGGTACCGCGACCCCGCCGGCCGCACCACCCTGACGCTCCGCGCGCCCGTCTGGCACGAGGGCGCGTGGTGCACCTGCTTCGACCGCACGTTCGTCGCCGGTGCGGGGCGCCTGCCACCGCACCGGCACGACAGCGCGACCGAGACGTTCTTCGTCCGCGCCGGACGCGTGCGGTACCTCCGCGGCGGACGCCTGCTCACCGCGGGGCCGGGTGACGTCGTGACCGTCGATCCCGGCACCGTCCACATCGACCCGTGGGCGACCCGCGAAGGTCCGGCGGAGCTGACCGTCCTGCTCCGGCCCGCGGACCCGACCTGGCTCGACTTCGGTCTCCGCCTCGGCGCGGCGATCTGCGCCGGGAAGCTCAACCGCCACGGGCAGATGCCCTTGCTCGCGCTGATGGACGCCGTGCACCGCTCCGGTGCCGACGTGGCCGCGGCCGGTCTGCCCGGGGGTCTCCAACGGCGCGTCAGCACCCCGCTGCTGTCGCGGCTGCACCGCGTCCTGGGAGGTGGATCGTGA
- a CDS encoding nuclear transport factor 2 family protein encodes MSELLNLPPAVAKGLAAWHEMVATEDMSDLESLIHPNAVFSSPAYWNPYTGSAAVAHVLQCALSVFTDFTYHRQFATEDGHHVTLEFSAKVGDLELKGVDLIGYDADGLIERFEVMIRPLRGLAALAEEMKQRVDLTVLGKAPG; translated from the coding sequence GTGAGCGAACTCCTCAACCTCCCCCCGGCGGTCGCGAAGGGTCTCGCGGCCTGGCACGAGATGGTCGCGACGGAGGACATGTCCGACCTGGAGTCCCTGATTCACCCGAACGCGGTGTTCTCCTCGCCGGCGTACTGGAACCCGTACACCGGCTCGGCGGCGGTCGCGCACGTGCTGCAGTGCGCGCTCTCGGTGTTCACCGACTTCACCTACCACCGGCAGTTCGCCACCGAGGACGGTCACCACGTCACGCTGGAGTTCTCCGCGAAGGTCGGCGACCTGGAGCTCAAGGGCGTCGACCTCATCGGCTACGACGCCGACGGTCTCATCGAGCGCTTCGAGGTGATGATCCGTCCGCTGCGCGGGCTCGCGGCTCTGGCCGAGGAGATGAAGCAGCGCGTCGACCTCACCGTCCTGGGCAAGGCGCCGGGCTGA